The genome window TCGCCGATCTCATCAAGAAATATCGATCCGCTATCCGCTGACTCGAATAGGCCTTTCTTTGCGGAGACAGCACCGGTGAATGCCCCTTTTGTATGTCCGAACAACTCGGATTCGAGCAGTTCTGATGGAATATTGGAGCAATTGACGACCACGAATGGATTTTGAGCCCGAGGGCTGGCCTCGTGGATCGCTTTTGCCACTAACTCTTTCCCGGTTCCGCTCTCGCCTGTGATGAGAACAGTCGAGCGTGCGGGGGCGACCTGTTCGACGAGCCGAAACACATTCTCCATCTTGTCAGAGCGGCCGATGAACCCGTCGCGGTTCACCGATCGTGCCATTGCCTGGCGGAGCGTTCGCCGCTCTTCTTCCTTGCGTCGGCTGCGGATACCCTTGGCAACAAGCGCGAGGATCTGCTCATTCTGGAAAGGCTTACGGATCACGCCGGCTGCACCTTTCTCCCACGCGGAGATCGCCGTATCGAACGTCGCGTATGCAGTGACCATCAAGACCACGGCTTCGGGATCGGCCCTGATCAACTCCTCGAGGGCAGTGAGCCCGCCGATGCCCGGCATCGAGACATCCATTAGCACGACGTCAAAACTACGATCCTCGTATGCGGCGATTGCTTCTTCGCCGGTCTTTGTTAATTCGACCTTATAGCCCGCTCCCGAGAGTATTGTCTCGAGCACATCGCGCATGATCTCTTCGTCGTCACAGATGAGGATCGAGCCTTTTTTCGCCATAAAGCTAGAATATAGCCCAAATCACCTGTGCCGCGCACGTCTCTCGCGTCGTCGCGGCATTGAACCTTTGCCGCATGGGTGGCGTAATATGCTAATTGCGCGACCATTAGGTCCGAAAGACAATGGCTATCTCAAAAACAACAAAGATCTTTCTCCTGCTGGGAGGTATCCTGGCGGCGCTTTTGATCGTCGGCGTGATCGCCATCATCGTCGCTGCGGGATCATTTGGGCGTCCCTCGATCGCCGAAAACAGCGTTCTGATACTGAACATATCGGGCGACCTGCCGGACTATGTGGCAGAAGAGCCGCTTGCCAAGGCATTCGGCATTCCGCAGTCTCAATCGTTTACGGGACTTCTAACACAGCTGCGAAAGGCCAAGGTAGATAATCGGATCGGCGCCGTCCTACTCGACATCAACTTTCCTAATATCGGCTGGGGTAAGGCGGATGAGTTCCGAGATGCCGTAGCCGAGTTTAAGAGGTCCGGCAAGCCCGTTTATGCCTATATGCAGATCGGGACGAACCGTGAATATTACCTCGCGACGGCCGCCGACAAGATATTCATGCCGCCTTCCGGTGACCTGTATGTAAACGGATTTGCCGCAGAAGCGATGTTTTACAAGGGCTCGCTCGACAAGCTCGGTATCGAAGCAGACGTCATCCAGATAGGCCCAAAATACAAGAACGCTCCTGACCGCTATACGCGTAAGGAGATGTCCGACGGCCAGCGTGAGGTTATCAATGCTGTTCTCGACGAATACTTTTCACGGTTTACCGGTGCGATCGCAGAGTCGAGAAAAAAGGATCCAACTGACGTCAAGACCCTCATTGACGATGCCCCTTACAATGCCAATCAGGCAAAAGAACTGAACCTGATCGACGGAGCCATTTATCGTGAGAAGGTGGATGACGAAATCAAGACGACGCTTGGCTACAAGGCCGATGACAAGCTCCGCACGGTCCGCGGCGGAGATTATCGCGAGATACCGTCTGACAGCCTCGGGCTCAATAGCGGTGAGCGCATTGCGGTGATCTTTGCTTCCGGAGCGATAAATGTCGGCCGGTCGTCGAGCGGCCCGCTCAGCGGCGAGATGATCGGGTCCGACACAATGGTGTCAGCGATCAATTCTGCGGCGGCTGATAAGACGATAAAGGCTATCGTCCTTCGCGTAGATTCACCCGGCGGGTCGGCTCTGGCCTCAGACCTGATCTGGAATGCTATTGAGAATGCCAAGGCGAAGAAGAAGGTCGTTGTCTCAATGTCCGATGTGGCTGCCTCAGGCGGTTACTATATCGCCTGCAACGCCGACAAGATCGTTGCCGAACCATCGACCGTCACGGGGTCGATAGGCGTCTTTATGGGAAAGCCGGTTGTTAAGGGGATGTACGATTGGCTTGGGATAACGAACGAATATGTGATGCGCGGCAAGAACGCGGGCATCTTTCGCGAAACCGAGAAATGGACGCCCGAGGAACGCGAGAAAATGGTTGCCCAGACAAACTCGATCTACTACGACAACTTTTTGCCGAAGGTCGCAAAAGGACGTGGCAAGTCTCATGAGGAGGCCAATACGCTGGGACAGGGCCGCGTCTGGACGGGCACTCAGGCTAAGCAGAACGGACTGATCGACGAATTTGGCGGCCTTGAAAAAGCGATCGATGTCGCGAAGGCATTGGCCGAGCTTCCCGCTGACAAAGATGTCAAGCGAGTAGTCTTTCCGGAGCCACGGCCTCTCATGGAAGAGATCTTCGGTGACGACGAAACATCGCAGGTCCAGGAACAGGCCCGGGCCGCATTGATCGAATCTCTTCCCGCGGATGTCCGCAGGGCATTCCGTTTTTCAGCGCTCTTCGATCAAATGCAGCGGGGCGAGGCAATGCTGCTGCTGCCATTCGAGCTAAGCATCAGGTGATCCCGTTCAGCGGCGGCGTAACGCCAGCGGTATCGGCAGCCATTGCCGGTCTCGGCCATAGGTTCTTGCGTTGAGTGTGTCTATCGAATGCTCGGCCTGCTGCTGCAGGTCGTCGGGCGGCAGATGGCTGCTGTCCTCGTAGCAAGCGTGAACAATGCATGCCGATGGCTTTCCGTCATTATGCACGAGACAGCCGATCCCGGCCTCAAAGAGCGGACAGGCGTATTTCTGATCATAGCTGCCGTTGCCGTTCGTCAGGCCGTGGTCACTGATCGCGTTATCAATGCGCGTTTCGACAAGGGCTCGATGCTTAGGCGAAAGCCGGCCGAGGGCGCGATCAATGGCTACCGCCTCTAGCCGTGTTACCTGAACATTGACAAAATGGGCATCCAAACAACAGGCGCCGGGCGTCTCACAAGTTTGGCAGCTTTTCGCCCTCTGTTCGTAACTCGCGACGGCCTGTCGCAATGCTCGCTTTATTCGGTCCAGAGACCTCAGGGCCTTTGTTTCGCTTAGATATTTCACGCTTTTCGATGCTAAACTGATTTTACATTTTGCGGAGGCTTATGCTGAAAGAGGGAGACAAGGCGCCGGAATTCTCGGCCAAAGATCAGAACGGCGATCCGGTCAGGTTAAAGGATCTCAGGGGCAAGCGCGTCGTACTTTGGTTCTACCCGAAGGACGACACACCCGGATGAACGAAGGAAGCGTGTTCGCTCCGGGATTCGAGCGGCAAATTTGATAAGAAGGATATTGTCGTCGTCGGTGTTTCAACCGACAGCGCGAAGTCGCATCAGAAGTTCATTTCGAAGTACGACCTTCCGTTCACGCTGATCGCCGACACCGAACACGACGTCGTAGAAAAATACGGCGTTTGGGTCGAAAAGAGCATGTACGGAAAGAAGTATATGGGCATCCAGCGAACGACCTTTTTGATCGATGCCGACGGAAAGATCGCCAAGATCTTTGCCAAGGTTGATGTAGAGAACCACGCTGACGAGGTTCTTGCGGCGTGGGGAGAGTAATGATGAAAAACACGGTACTATTGCTGTTTTCCGTTGTCTTTTTGCTTCTTGGCTGCACGCCGCCGGCGGCACCGCTACTCGTCTACACAAAGTACGAGAATGACGACGCCGTGCCGCGTATCAAGGTAGAAGAGGCAAAGAAGGAATTTGATGCCGGCAATGTGGTATTTGTCGATAGCCGTCCGGAGGCGGCTTTTAAGGCAGAGCATCTGCCGGGAGCGATCAATATCCCGCTTGGTGCCGATGCGGAGGCAAAGTTTAGCCAGTTGCCGAAGGGCAAGAAGATAATCGTTTACTGCACCTGACCGCGCGAGCACACGAGTGCCAGTTTGGCATTCCAGATGAACCAGAAAGAGATACCCGCAACCTACGCCCTCGAGGGCGGCCCGCCTGCATGGAAGGCCGCCGGATATCAGCTTGAGAAAAGTGAGTAAGTCCTATAAGAGGTGGCTGCCCTGCGCCGCCGCGGCTGCCCTACTGGCAGTGATTCCGCTTGGCCTGTCCGCACAGACCAAGCGGCCCAAGAAGCCGAAGAAGGCACCTGCTCCAACGGCAAAAGCGACGCCATCACCGATCCCTGAGCCAACGCCGGCCGCGATCCCGCCAAAGCGTAATGAACGGCCATCGGACGGCCATTCCGCTGTTCGACCGGCAGAGCAGTTTGTTCCGGTATATTTGTATAAATTTGAGCGGCCGGGCTTCGTTTACGAGGTGATCGAGATCGAGCTTGATGACGCCGGAAAGGGCAAGATCGCCTTCTCAAAGAGCGGCTTTGACGAGCCTGTCAGCGATCCTGTTCAACTCTCTGCTGTCACGCTCGATAATCTCAAGAAGGCGTTTACAGCACTCAATTTTCTCGATTCAACCGAGGAGTATCAGATCAAGGGGCGTGATTACTCGAACATGGGCAACCTC of Chloracidobacterium sp. contains these proteins:
- the bcp gene encoding thioredoxin-dependent thiol peroxidase, whose amino-acid sequence is MLKEGDKAPEFSAKDQNGDPVRLKDLRGKRVVLWFYPKDDTPGUTKEACSLRDSSGKFDKKDIVVVGVSTDSAKSHQKFISKYDLPFTLIADTEHDVVEKYGVWVEKSMYGKKYMGIQRTTFLIDADGKIAKIFAKVDVENHADEVLAAWGE
- a CDS encoding rhodanese-like domain-containing protein, with the translated sequence MMKNTVLLLFSVVFLLLGCTPPAAPLLVYTKYENDDAVPRIKVEEAKKEFDAGNVVFVDSRPEAAFKAEHLPGAINIPLGADAEAKFSQLPKGKKIIVYCT
- a CDS encoding sigma-54-dependent Fis family transcriptional regulator, with amino-acid sequence MAKKGSILICDDEEIMRDVLETILSGAGYKVELTKTGEEAIAAYEDRSFDVVLMDVSMPGIGGLTALEELIRADPEAVVLMVTAYATFDTAISAWEKGAAGVIRKPFQNEQILALVAKGIRSRRKEEERRTLRQAMARSVNRDGFIGRSDKMENVFRLVEQVAPARSTVLITGESGTGKELVAKAIHEASPRAQNPFVVVNCSNIPSELLESELFGHTKGAFTGAVSAKKGLFESADSGSIFLDEIGDIRPETQVRLLRVIQEREFTPVGDTLPVKVDVRIIAATNVDLKEAVRNGQFREDLYFRLAVVPIELPPLRERREDILPLAQHFIRKYSAENDRTVSENISPDVLGLLEKYDYPGNVRELENIIERAIVITPDDHISVECLRPEVIDPEAAMKAVADTEGASGSVDLARGVSFYDEVKKFEIDLILRALEQTGGHQSRAARLLGLNATTLNSKIKSYHLRP
- the sppA gene encoding signal peptide peptidase SppA is translated as MAISKTTKIFLLLGGILAALLIVGVIAIIVAAGSFGRPSIAENSVLILNISGDLPDYVAEEPLAKAFGIPQSQSFTGLLTQLRKAKVDNRIGAVLLDINFPNIGWGKADEFRDAVAEFKRSGKPVYAYMQIGTNREYYLATAADKIFMPPSGDLYVNGFAAEAMFYKGSLDKLGIEADVIQIGPKYKNAPDRYTRKEMSDGQREVINAVLDEYFSRFTGAIAESRKKDPTDVKTLIDDAPYNANQAKELNLIDGAIYREKVDDEIKTTLGYKADDKLRTVRGGDYREIPSDSLGLNSGERIAVIFASGAINVGRSSSGPLSGEMIGSDTMVSAINSAAADKTIKAIVLRVDSPGGSALASDLIWNAIENAKAKKKVVVSMSDVAASGGYYIACNADKIVAEPSTVTGSIGVFMGKPVVKGMYDWLGITNEYVMRGKNAGIFRETEKWTPEEREKMVAQTNSIYYDNFLPKVAKGRGKSHEEANTLGQGRVWTGTQAKQNGLIDEFGGLEKAIDVAKALAELPADKDVKRVVFPEPRPLMEEIFGDDETSQVQEQARAALIESLPADVRRAFRFSALFDQMQRGEAMLLLPFELSIR